The Corallococcus silvisoli genomic interval TCTTCGACGCGCCCTGCGACACCAGGTACGTGCTGAACAGACCCACCTCCGTCTGGAGGGTGGTGAGCCGGGTGGCGAAGTCGGAGATGTCGGTGACGGCCTCGGTGACGCGCTGCCCCAGCTGCTCGTCGGTGAGCAGCGCGCCCGCGGCGCCCTCGCCGTTCTTCACCTTGCGGGTGATGTCCTCCAGGTTGGACAGCGTGTTGTCCAGCCGGCCCAGCGTCTGCTTGAGGCTGGAGACGCTCTCCTTGAACTCCCCTTCCCCGCTGCCCACGATGTTCTTGACGGTGCCCAGCACCTCGCGGACGTCGTTGGTGATCTTCTCGACGTTGGCGACGATGCGGCCCACCTCCGCCCCGTTGCCCTGGGTGATGGCGCGCACATCCGAGGACACGCCCTCCACGTTCGCCATGATGGTGTCCAGGCGGTCCGTGTTGCGGCGCACCGTCGCATCCACCGAGTCCGACAGGCGGACCAGGTTCTCCACGATGCGCTCCAGGCTGCCCGCGCCCTTCTCCCCGCCCAGCACCTCGCGCAGCGCGCCCGTCACCTGCTGGATGTCGGAGGTGATCTGCGACAGCGACTCGAAGACGGCCTCCACGCCCTGGGTGTCCACGACGCGGCGGATCTGCCCGCCGTTCTCCAGCTCCGGCGCCTGCTCCGTACCCGGGTTCAGGTCCAGGAGGTAGTCACCCAGCAGCGACTCCGAGCGCTTGGTGACGGCCGCGTCCTGGCGCACGTCCACGCCCTTGCGGATCTTCAGCCAGACCTTCGCGCGGGTGCCCTCCAGGCTGATGTCGCTGATCTCTCCCACCGGGATGCCGGCGATCTGCACCCGGCCGCGCACCGCGAGGCCGGACGCGTCCCGGAAGTACGCCCACACCTGGGTGGAGTCACGGTCGCTCAGCCCGCCCTTCTTGGCGAACAGCACGAACGCGATGAGGAATCCCCCGGCGGCGAGCACCAGCAGGCCAACACGGAAGGGCGTGACGAGCTTCTTCACCTGATGTGACTCCGAGCGCTACCACCGGCCGCGCGCGACTCTAACGATTTGCATGCCGGGTGCCAGCTTTTCATGTGGAGCCGAATTCCTTGAGGGCCCCAGTTCTTGCAAGGCGCCCTAGTTCTTTCCGAACCAGGTCTGGAGGAAGATCTGGACGGCGGGGTGCTGGGATTCGCGCAGCTGCTCCGGCGGCCCGTGCTCCACGATGACGCCCTTGGACAGGAAGGCGATCTGGTTGGCCACGTTGAACGCGGACGCGATGTCGTGGCTGATGACGACGCTGGTGACGCCCAGCTCCTTCTGCGCGGTGAGGATCATGTCGTCCACGGAGTCCGTGGTGATGGGATCCAGGCCGGTGGTGGGCTCGTCGTAGAGGACCACCTTGGGATCCAGCACCACGGCGCGCGCCAGGCCCACGCGCTTGCGCATGCCGCCGGACAGGTCCGCCGGGAAGCGGTCCTCCACCGCGCGCTTGAGCCCCATGAGGTCCAGGCGCTTGCGCACCTTTTCGCGGATGGCGTCCTCTGGCAGCTGGGTGTGCTGACGCAGGGGGAAGGCGACGTTCTCGAACACCGTCATGGAGTCGAAGAGCGCGGCGGCCTGGAACACCATGCCGAAGCTGCGGCGGACCTGCTGCAGTCCCTCCACGCTCATGGGGACGATGTCCTGCCCGTCGATGATGACCTGGCCCGTGTCCGGCTTGAGCAGGCCGATCATGTGCTTCATCAGCACCGTCTTGCCGGAGCCGGAGCCCCCCAGGATGACGCAGGTGCTGCCCGCGGGAACGGTGAGGTTGATGCCGGTGAGCACCTTGTTCCCGCCGAACGTCTTGTGCAGGTCCACGATGTCGATCATCGCCCGCTCTGCCCCGGTGGACTCGGGGAGGGGCGCGTTCGGCGGGCCCATCAGTGCATCAACATGCCGACGATGAAGTCGAGGATGAAGATGGACAGGGCGCTGGCGACCATCGCCTCGGTGGTGGCCTGACCCACGCCCTTGGCGCCACCGGACGCGTTGAACCCCTTGAAACAACAGATGAGGGCCACCGCGAGCCCGAAGATGGCGCCCTTGATCAACCCCTCGTAGATGTCCGCGGGAGCCATCC includes:
- a CDS encoding ABC transporter ATP-binding protein, translating into MIDIVDLHKTFGGNKVLTGINLTVPAGSTCVILGGSGSGKTVLMKHMIGLLKPDTGQVIIDGQDIVPMSVEGLQQVRRSFGMVFQAAALFDSMTVFENVAFPLRQHTQLPEDAIREKVRKRLDLMGLKRAVEDRFPADLSGGMRKRVGLARAVVLDPKVVLYDEPTTGLDPITTDSVDDMILTAQKELGVTSVVISHDIASAFNVANQIAFLSKGVIVEHGPPEQLRESQHPAVQIFLQTWFGKN
- a CDS encoding MlaD family protein, whose protein sequence is MKKLVTPFRVGLLVLAAGGFLIAFVLFAKKGGLSDRDSTQVWAYFRDASGLAVRGRVQIAGIPVGEISDISLEGTRAKVWLKIRKGVDVRQDAAVTKRSESLLGDYLLDLNPGTEQAPELENGGQIRRVVDTQGVEAVFESLSQITSDIQQVTGALREVLGGEKGAGSLERIVENLVRLSDSVDATVRRNTDRLDTIMANVEGVSSDVRAITQGNGAEVGRIVANVEKITNDVREVLGTVKNIVGSGEGEFKESVSSLKQTLGRLDNTLSNLEDITRKVKNGEGAAGALLTDEQLGQRVTEAVTDISDFATRLTTLQTEVGLFSTYLVSQGASKNGLSLKLIPKPDKYYLLEIIDDPRGSVTTQVVQTNPPSDGDPVIQTQKVTKESFKVSLQFAKRYYFTTLRVGLIESTGGVGADLHFFDDALTLKMDAFNFTADELRYPRLRTTLRAQAFDHLFVVAGLDDILNAQQRDTATKRLIAGRDFFFGAGFFFTDDDLKSLITAVGVPTF